The following are from one region of the Actinopolyspora halophila DSM 43834 genome:
- a CDS encoding RtcB family protein has protein sequence MWAPEDEIEAAALEQLRNISALPWVYGVRVMPDVHLGKGATVGSVIAMPHAVSPAAVGVDIGCGMTGVRTTLRSADLPGDLRGIRSRIERAVPVGFNAHEEPVDPARVEVPTERWRQLWADFDELYAGVHGRRNKAGCQLGTLGGGNHFIELCLDDEDAVWIMLHSGSRNIGKELAERHMARAQELPHNRDLPDRDLGVFISGTPQMTAYQHDLFWAQEYARLNRWIMLGLVKNTLRDSFRGRKIGFEDPISCHHNYVSEETIDGRSMLVTRKGAIRAGSGDPGLIPGSMGTGSYVVRGLGSEESFFSAAHGAGRRMSRNRARKTFGSQDLRAQTSGVECRKDTGVLDEIPGAYKDIDTVIEAQSALVEVRGRLRQIVCVKG, from the coding sequence ATGTGGGCCCCCGAGGACGAGATCGAAGCGGCCGCGCTGGAGCAGCTGCGCAACATCTCCGCGCTGCCCTGGGTGTACGGGGTGCGGGTCATGCCCGATGTTCACCTGGGCAAGGGCGCCACGGTCGGTTCCGTCATCGCCATGCCCCACGCGGTCTCGCCCGCCGCGGTCGGGGTGGACATCGGCTGCGGCATGACCGGGGTGCGGACCACGCTGCGTTCCGCGGATCTTCCCGGTGACCTGCGCGGAATCCGCAGCCGCATCGAGCGGGCCGTTCCGGTCGGGTTCAACGCGCACGAGGAGCCCGTGGACCCGGCCCGCGTGGAAGTGCCCACCGAGAGGTGGCGGCAGCTCTGGGCGGACTTCGACGAGCTCTACGCCGGGGTGCACGGCCGCAGGAACAAGGCCGGGTGCCAGCTCGGCACGCTCGGCGGTGGCAACCACTTCATCGAGCTCTGCCTGGACGACGAGGACGCCGTCTGGATCATGCTGCACAGCGGATCGCGCAACATCGGCAAGGAACTGGCCGAGCGGCACATGGCCAGGGCGCAGGAGCTCCCGCACAACCGCGACCTGCCCGACCGCGACCTGGGCGTGTTCATCTCCGGGACTCCCCAGATGACCGCCTACCAGCACGATCTCTTCTGGGCGCAGGAGTACGCGAGATTGAACCGCTGGATCATGCTGGGGCTGGTGAAGAACACGCTGCGCGATTCCTTCCGGGGCAGGAAGATCGGTTTCGAGGATCCGATCTCCTGCCACCACAACTACGTCTCCGAGGAGACGATCGACGGTCGGTCGATGCTGGTCACCCGGAAGGGCGCCATCCGCGCGGGCAGCGGGGACCCGGGGCTCATACCGGGGTCCATGGGGACCGGTTCCTACGTGGTGCGCGGGCTCGGTTCGGAGGAGTCCTTCTTCTCGGCCGCTCACGGGGCGGGCCGCAGGATGAGCAGGAACAGGGCCAGGAAGACCTTCGGTTCGCAGGACCTGCGCGCCCAGACCTCGGGTGTCGAGTGCCGCAAGGACACCGGGGTGCTCGACGAGATACCGGGTGCGTACAAGGACATCGACACGGTCATCGAGGCGCAGTCCGCGCTCGTGGAGGTGCGGGGCAGGCTGCGTCAGATCGTCTGCGTCAAGGGCTGA
- a CDS encoding glycosyltransferase produces MAEESARATRHPRRLIEWTGERCVPWADDAQVVYEHYHRYAIAARLARDKRVLDLACGEGFGAALLAEQASEVVGVDIDEETARHATLNYESANLSFRTGSMTDAELLAEAKPFDLIVCFEAIEHVSDHDAVLRLMRARLAQGGIVLVSTPDTSVYHEEHGNENPFHVRELAAPQFEELLEDSFRHSAVLKQNVAVGSLVTPSDPGDPDIAADGVRLQTLRQLESGAWQVRQGVDHTYLLGIASDRQLPQLPAAAVLLDADLGLARDRDTGIDEVVEQRDAAVADVARLNELCRGNRAEAAELKNKITELESSRVSAESRADEAERERDRLLGELHEAELERQRESARIEWLRETVTSLESELDSVRRRAAELEEQNSALVQRAVTRYRRAVERVAPRGTARRDVYELAMGRGTSAARQEEPGDPVAVPHSDEPVVSVVIPVHGKWNYTRRCLLSIAGHRACVPFEVIVVDDASPDDSAEHLARCPGVRLVRAERNLGFVGACNLGAEHAGGRHLLFLNNDTEVTGSWLDELLDTLESDEGIGLVGAKLLYPDGRLQECGSIVWSDGSGWNLGRLGDPAAAEHNVTRDVDYCSGAAILVRGGLFESLGGFDTRYCPAYYEDTDLAFAVREAGYRTLVQPRAEVVHHEGVSNGTDVGSGLKRYQELNRQVFVEKWSETLHSRHLPESSTRNLWLARQRGTYGHFGPLVLVKDHQVPRPNYDSGSMRMWRLLEQLVFIGARVVFFPNNHAALEPYTTDLQRLGITVLADERLQQAFLDEAGSEITLALLSRPQVAWSVLEQLRLNAAQAVIAYDTVDMHFLRLQRQAELAESEAEHERGGALRQKAFASRQMELGLVRSCDVTFVVSEAEQRLLSETVEDADVRVLSNVHDVRGSVEGPESRRDVLFVGGFDHPPNIDAARWAAEEIMPLVRERCPGARLHIVGSNPTEEITRLRGSGVEVHGWVDDLSAVYDAARVSLAPLRFGAGVKGKVGESLAVGVPVVATELAMEGIRLEPTRDVLVADDAPGLAEEVVRLLTDDAEWRRLSEAGRSGVRAQFGPEVALAELKRLVKG; encoded by the coding sequence ATGGCTGAGGAAAGTGCTCGGGCGACACGACACCCGAGACGGCTGATCGAGTGGACCGGTGAACGGTGTGTCCCGTGGGCCGACGACGCGCAGGTCGTCTACGAGCACTACCACCGCTACGCGATCGCCGCGCGGTTGGCCCGGGACAAGCGGGTGCTCGACCTGGCCTGCGGTGAGGGGTTCGGTGCGGCCCTGCTGGCCGAGCAGGCCTCCGAAGTGGTCGGTGTCGACATCGACGAGGAGACCGCGCGGCACGCGACGCTCAACTACGAGTCCGCGAACCTCTCCTTCCGGACCGGGTCCATGACCGACGCGGAACTGCTGGCCGAGGCCAAGCCGTTCGACCTGATCGTGTGCTTCGAGGCGATCGAACACGTCTCCGACCACGACGCGGTGCTGCGGCTGATGCGCGCGCGCTTGGCGCAGGGCGGGATCGTGCTGGTCAGCACGCCGGACACCTCCGTCTACCACGAGGAGCACGGCAACGAGAACCCCTTCCACGTCAGGGAGCTGGCGGCCCCGCAGTTCGAGGAGCTGCTCGAGGACTCCTTCCGGCACTCCGCGGTGCTCAAGCAGAACGTCGCCGTCGGTTCGCTGGTGACCCCCTCCGATCCGGGGGATCCGGACATAGCGGCCGACGGGGTCCGGCTGCAGACGCTGCGGCAGCTGGAATCGGGTGCCTGGCAGGTGCGGCAGGGGGTGGACCACACTTACCTGCTCGGGATCGCCTCGGACCGGCAGCTTCCCCAGCTGCCCGCGGCGGCCGTGCTGCTCGACGCCGACCTCGGACTGGCCCGTGATCGGGACACCGGTATCGACGAGGTGGTCGAGCAGCGCGACGCGGCGGTGGCCGATGTGGCCAGGCTGAACGAGCTGTGCCGCGGCAATCGCGCGGAGGCGGCCGAGCTCAAGAACAAGATCACCGAGCTGGAGTCGAGCCGCGTTTCCGCGGAGAGCAGGGCCGACGAGGCGGAGCGGGAACGCGACCGGCTGCTCGGCGAGCTGCACGAGGCCGAGCTGGAGCGGCAGCGGGAGTCGGCCAGGATCGAGTGGCTGCGGGAAACCGTGACCTCCCTCGAGTCCGAACTGGACTCGGTGCGTCGGCGGGCCGCCGAGCTGGAGGAGCAGAACTCGGCCCTGGTGCAGCGCGCGGTCACCAGGTACCGGCGCGCGGTCGAGCGGGTGGCCCCGCGCGGCACCGCACGCCGGGACGTCTACGAACTCGCCATGGGCAGGGGGACCTCGGCCGCGCGGCAGGAGGAGCCCGGCGACCCGGTCGCGGTTCCGCACAGCGACGAGCCGGTCGTCAGCGTCGTGATCCCGGTGCACGGCAAGTGGAACTACACCAGGAGGTGCCTGCTCAGCATCGCCGGTCACCGGGCCTGCGTCCCGTTCGAGGTGATCGTCGTGGACGACGCCTCCCCGGACGACAGCGCCGAGCACCTCGCGCGGTGCCCCGGTGTCCGCCTGGTGCGCGCCGAGCGCAACCTCGGTTTCGTGGGGGCCTGCAACCTGGGGGCCGAGCACGCCGGGGGGAGGCACCTGCTCTTCCTCAACAACGACACCGAGGTTACGGGGTCGTGGTTGGACGAACTGCTGGACACGCTCGAGTCCGACGAGGGGATCGGTCTGGTGGGGGCCAAGCTGCTCTACCCGGACGGGCGGCTGCAGGAGTGCGGCAGCATCGTCTGGTCGGACGGCAGCGGCTGGAACCTCGGACGGCTGGGTGATCCCGCCGCCGCCGAGCACAACGTGACGCGCGATGTGGACTACTGCTCGGGGGCGGCGATTCTCGTACGGGGTGGGCTGTTCGAGTCGCTGGGCGGTTTCGACACGCGGTACTGCCCCGCCTACTACGAGGACACCGACCTCGCGTTCGCCGTGCGGGAGGCGGGCTACCGCACGCTCGTGCAGCCCAGGGCCGAGGTGGTGCACCACGAGGGGGTGTCCAACGGTACGGACGTGGGCTCCGGGCTGAAGAGGTACCAGGAGCTGAACCGGCAGGTCTTCGTGGAGAAGTGGTCGGAGACGCTGCACTCCCGGCACCTGCCCGAGTCGAGCACCCGAAACCTGTGGTTGGCGCGCCAGCGGGGGACTTACGGGCATTTCGGTCCGCTGGTGCTGGTCAAGGACCACCAGGTCCCCCGGCCGAACTACGACTCCGGCTCGATGCGGATGTGGCGGCTGCTGGAACAGCTCGTCTTCATCGGGGCGCGGGTGGTGTTCTTCCCGAACAACCACGCGGCGCTGGAGCCCTACACCACCGACCTGCAGCGCCTGGGCATCACGGTGCTGGCCGACGAGCGGTTGCAGCAGGCCTTTCTCGACGAGGCCGGTTCGGAGATCACCCTGGCTTTGCTCTCCCGGCCGCAGGTGGCCTGGAGCGTGCTGGAGCAGCTTCGGCTGAACGCCGCCCAGGCAGTGATCGCCTACGACACCGTGGACATGCACTTTCTGCGCTTGCAGCGGCAGGCGGAACTGGCCGAGTCCGAAGCGGAGCACGAGCGGGGCGGCGCGCTGCGGCAGAAGGCCTTCGCCTCGCGACAGATGGAACTCGGCCTGGTGCGCAGCTGTGATGTCACCTTCGTCGTCTCGGAGGCGGAGCAGCGGCTGTTGAGCGAGACGGTCGAGGACGCCGACGTTCGTGTGCTGTCCAATGTGCACGACGTTCGCGGGAGCGTCGAAGGACCGGAATCCAGGCGTGACGTGCTGTTCGTCGGCGGCTTCGACCACCCGCCGAACATCGACGCCGCCCGCTGGGCGGCCGAGGAGATCATGCCGCTGGTCCGCGAGCGCTGCCCCGGGGCCCGGCTGCACATCGTCGGGAGCAATCCGACCGAGGAGATCACCCGGCTGCGGGGAAGCGGGGTGGAGGTCCACGGTTGGGTCGACGACCTGTCCGCCGTCTACGACGCGGCCAGGGTGAGTCTCGCCCCGCTGCGGTTCGGGGCCGGCGTCAAGGGCAAGGTCGGCGAGAGTCTCGCGGTGGGAGTGCCCGTGGTCGCCACGGAACTGGCCATGGAGGGCATCCGGCTGGAACCGACGCGGGACGTGCTGGTGGCCGACGACGCGCCCGGCCTGGCCGAGGAGGTCGTGCGGTTGCTCACCGACGACGCGGAATGGCGCCGGTTGTCCGAGGCGGGACGTTCCGGGGTGCGGGCCCAGTTCGGCCCCGAGGTCGCCCTCGCGGAGCTGAAACGCCTGGTGAAGGGCTGA
- a CDS encoding acyltransferase family protein, whose amino-acid sequence MRSQGMGDRVPRVDHAHPEYFANPNHGFAWIRMIGAILVIYGHSYPLVSGNDLFPPEWPVQPDDGVLMGFFAMSGFQITESWMRDPHPARFAVKRVLRLWPPMLTVSLVSALLIGPLVTNLAAEEYFTAHGTWAYVVNNTGLVTLEHQLPGVFEENPWEGAVNGSLWTLPMELLAYAGLFVLLLLGAGLRRTRWLAVVALVVVAVVDRRLEQDPGANSAGSLLSVPVEPLIAFLVAFALGVVLNLYRIPLSPLASLAGLAALAAMPMNTATSFWMTLVVSYSVVVVGHFWPARLRVPNLWVNGSYGVYVWGFPVQQLLVFAGLRNEWFVMLCAVPLAYVMGTLSWRFVEEPTMNLRHYIVPDRSSRSVRSDAERSAVPGRAGEPDPRPHATPRPREEPAASAETGGSVDDRPTEPVGTTPLVPVEGDAERTTPLLPRVPGGDQRTTGD is encoded by the coding sequence ATGAGGTCACAGGGGATGGGCGACCGCGTGCCACGCGTCGATCACGCGCATCCCGAGTACTTCGCGAACCCGAACCACGGTTTCGCCTGGATCCGGATGATCGGCGCGATCCTGGTGATCTACGGGCACAGCTACCCCCTGGTCAGTGGAAACGATCTCTTTCCTCCCGAATGGCCGGTGCAACCCGATGACGGCGTGCTCATGGGTTTTTTCGCCATGAGCGGTTTCCAGATCACCGAGAGCTGGATGCGCGACCCGCATCCGGCGCGGTTCGCCGTCAAACGAGTGCTGCGGCTGTGGCCTCCCATGCTGACCGTATCGTTGGTCTCCGCCCTGCTGATCGGGCCGTTGGTCACGAACCTGGCCGCGGAGGAGTACTTCACCGCGCACGGGACCTGGGCCTATGTGGTCAACAACACCGGGCTCGTGACCCTGGAACACCAGCTTCCCGGGGTTTTCGAGGAGAACCCCTGGGAAGGGGCGGTCAACGGGTCGCTCTGGACGTTGCCGATGGAGCTGCTCGCCTACGCGGGGCTGTTCGTGCTGTTGCTGCTCGGGGCGGGACTGCGCCGGACCCGCTGGCTCGCCGTGGTGGCCCTGGTGGTGGTGGCCGTCGTCGACCGCAGGCTGGAACAGGACCCGGGAGCCAACAGCGCGGGCTCACTGCTCAGCGTTCCGGTGGAACCGCTGATCGCCTTCCTCGTGGCCTTCGCGCTCGGGGTGGTGCTGAACCTCTACCGGATCCCGCTCTCGCCGCTGGCCTCCCTGGCCGGGCTGGCCGCCCTGGCCGCGATGCCCATGAACACGGCGACCTCGTTCTGGATGACCCTCGTGGTCAGCTACTCCGTCGTCGTGGTCGGCCACTTCTGGCCCGCGCGGCTGCGGGTGCCCAACCTCTGGGTCAACGGCAGCTACGGCGTCTACGTGTGGGGCTTCCCCGTTCAGCAGCTGCTCGTGTTCGCCGGGTTGCGCAACGAGTGGTTCGTGATGCTGTGCGCCGTACCGCTCGCCTACGTGATGGGAACCCTGTCGTGGCGGTTCGTCGAGGAACCGACCATGAACCTGCGCCACTACATCGTCCCCGACCGCTCCTCCCGCTCCGTGCGTTCCGACGCGGAGCGATCGGCCGTGCCGGGGAGGGCGGGGGAGCCGGATCCGCGACCTCACGCGACTCCACGCCCCCGGGAGGAACCGGCTGCCTCCGCGGAGACCGGTGGCTCCGTGGACGACCGCCCCACCGAGCCGGTGGGAACCACACCGCTGGTTCCGGTCGAGGGGGACGCGGAGCGGACCACGCCCCTGCTGCCGCGCGTTCCGGGAGGTGACCAGCGGACCACGGGAGACTGA
- the msrA gene encoding peptide-methionine (S)-S-oxide reductase MsrA produces the protein MALFGNKTRMIEPAEALPGRSAPLDVPERHVVHPERSIVGPFPEGTERAVLGMGCFWGAERTFWRTEGVWVTAVGYAGGYTPNPTYEEVCTGRTGHTEAVLVVFDPAVIDYAGVLKVFWENHDPTQGMRQGNDVGSQYRSAILVENDRQREVAEASRDGFQRALTDAGHGTITTEISRLGEFYYAEGYHQQYLSESKNPNGYCGISGTGVSCPTGLAV, from the coding sequence ATGGCGCTGTTCGGCAACAAGACTCGAATGATCGAACCGGCTGAGGCCCTTCCCGGGCGTTCCGCTCCCCTGGACGTGCCGGAACGGCACGTCGTCCACCCGGAGCGGAGCATCGTCGGCCCCTTCCCGGAGGGGACCGAGCGCGCGGTGCTCGGGATGGGCTGCTTCTGGGGAGCCGAGCGAACCTTCTGGCGGACCGAAGGAGTGTGGGTCACCGCCGTGGGCTACGCGGGTGGTTACACCCCCAACCCGACCTACGAGGAGGTGTGCACCGGGAGGACCGGGCACACCGAGGCCGTGCTGGTGGTGTTCGACCCCGCGGTCATCGACTACGCGGGCGTGCTCAAGGTGTTCTGGGAGAACCACGACCCGACCCAGGGGATGCGCCAGGGCAACGACGTCGGTTCGCAGTACCGTTCCGCGATCCTGGTCGAGAACGACCGGCAGCGTGAGGTGGCCGAGGCGAGCCGGGACGGTTTCCAGCGGGCGTTGACCGATGCCGGGCACGGCACGATCACCACCGAGATCTCCCGTCTCGGTGAGTTCTACTACGCGGAGGGCTACCACCAGCAGTACCTCTCCGAGAGCAAGAACCCCAACGGCTACTGCGGGATCAGCGGGACCGGGGTCTCCTGCCCCACCGGGCTGGCGGTGTGA